A genomic stretch from Primulina huaijiensis isolate GDHJ02 chromosome 14, ASM1229523v2, whole genome shotgun sequence includes:
- the LOC140958039 gene encoding uncharacterized protein yields the protein MGSGFRVSIPSGDQMFTSQIVKRLELRLQKNAVREDLIVLPLPEFDIILGTDCLSLSEAIIDFRRRSISVRPSSGKPFVSEAARHQHIPHIISCICARKLMRRGCQVFLASIVTVLELVSQGLEEVEVVRDFSSVFPDDVSGIPPDREVDFSIELMLGTVPISKIPYPLAPAEMKELKDQIQDLLDKRISGRVMDTII from the coding sequence ATGGGTTCAGGATTCAGAGTATCGATTCCATCCGGGGATCAGATGTTTACCTCACAGATAgtgaagagattggagcttcggttACAGAAGAATGCAGTGCGGGAAGATTTGATCGTGCTACCGTTGCcggagtttgacatcattttggGTACGGACTGTCTTTCTTTGAGCGAAGCTATCATAGATTTTCGACGGAGGTCAATATCTGTCCGACCGTCCAGCGGTAAGCCATTTGTATCTGAGGCAGCCAGACACCAGCATATACCAcacatcatttcttgcatcTGTGCAAGGAAGCTCATGAGGAGAGGCTGCCAGGTATTTTTGGCCAGTATTGTGACAGTGTTAGAGCTAGTCAGTCAGGGGCTAGAGGAGGTCGAAGTAGTCAGAGATTTCTCAAGTGTTTTCCCTGACgatgtttcaggcattccacCAGACAGGGAGGTGGACTTTTCTATAGAGCTCATGCTAGGTACCGTGCCTATATCTAAGATACCTTATCCTCTAGCACCTGCAGAGATGAAAGAACTGAAGGATCAGATACAGGATTTGCTAGATAAGAGGATTTCAGGACGTGTTATGGATACCATCATCTGA
- the LOC140957478 gene encoding large ribosomal subunit protein eL18y-like: MGIDLVAGGKCKKTKRTAPKSNDIYLKLLVKLYRFLVRRTGSRFDAVILKRLIMSKVNKAPLSLSRLIALMKGKEDKIAVIVGTITDDIRVCEVPTLRVTALRFTETARSRIEKAGGECLTFDQLALRAPLGQNTVLLRGSTKAREAVKHFGPAPGVPHNHTKPYVRAKGRKFERARGRRNSKGFRV; the protein is encoded by the exons ATG GGTATCGATCTAGTTGCCGGAGGTAAGTGCAAGAAGACCAAGCGCACCGCCCCGAAATCCAATGATATATATCTTAAACTCCTCGTCAAG TTGTACCGATTTTTGGTGAGGAGAACTGGGAGCAGATTCGATGCGGTGATTCTGAAGAGACTGATCATGAGTAAGGTCAACAAGGCACCGCTCTCTCTCTCCCGTCTGATAGCTCTCATGAAGGGCAAG GAAGACAAGATTGCAGTTATCGTGGGTACTATCACTGATGATATTCGTGTATGCGAAGTCCCAACACTGAGGGTCACTGCTCTCAGGTTTACAGAGACTGCGAGGTCTAGGATTGAGAAGGCCGGTGGAGAATGTTTGACTTTTGATCAGCTCGCCCTTAGAGCTCCTCTTGGGCAGAATACG GTACTCCTGAGGGGTTCAACTAAGGCTCGAGAAGCAGTGAAACATTTTGGCCCAGCACCTGGTGTTCCACACAATCACACCAAGCCTTATGTTCGAGCAAAGGGTAGGAAGTTTGAGCGCGCCAGAGGAAGAAGAAACAGCAAGGGCTTCCGCGTTTAA
- the LOC140957734 gene encoding uncharacterized protein isoform X3 — protein sequence MKSSQILVDKHTVKVGISENWPVSSPLQVKTLYVSNNLPSTTPQPRDRTTWDVLFSPPHHGATGRAEFLRLFVSLVFLCHLVFCLPPIAAIKAQHKISLVCCSCPFFFQLLGGTSAALVYPFLELRPSSSNFSVLPLLRAFPPSCHWYGVTPFTPLKGLFISGPNFCSFFFAYLCAD from the exons ATGAAATCCTCTCAAATCTTGGTTGACAAACACACTGTTAAAGTGGGAATAAGTGAGAATTGGCCAGTTTCTTCCCCGTTGCAGGTTAAAACCTTATACGTGTCAAATAATTTGCCTTCCACCACACCACAGCCAAGGGACAGAACCACATGGGATGTGCTCTTCTCTCCACCGCACCATGGAGCTACTGGTCGCGCTGAGTTTCTTCGTCTCTTCGTTTCCCTCGTCTTTCTTTGTCACCTTGTATTTTGTCTTCCTCCCATTGCAGCGATCAAAGCCCAACATAAGATTTCATTGGTATGTTGTTCGTGTCCTTTTTTCTTCCAGCTTCTCGGTGGCACCTCTGCAGCGTTGGTTTATCCCTTCTTGGAATTG CGTCCTTCTTCTTCCAATTTCTCGGTTTTACCTCTGTTGCGTGCCTTTCCCCCTTCTTGCCATTG GTATGGTGTTACTCCATTCACCCCTTTAAAAGGACTATTTATTTCCGGTCCCAACTTTTGCAGTTTCTTCTTTGCT TATCTATGTGCAGATTAG
- the LOC140957734 gene encoding uncharacterized protein isoform X1 produces the protein MKSSQILVDKHTVKVGISENWPVSSPLQVKTLYVSNNLPSTTPQPRDRTTWDVLFSPPHHGATGRAEFLRLFVSLVFLCHLVFCLPPIAAIKAQHKISLVCCSCPFFFQLLGGTSAALVYPFLELRPSSSNFSVLPLLRAFPPSCHWYGVTPFTPLKGLFISGPNFCSFFFAGGALWFTDLTTSDSLFILPVLTALTFWITVEVSIFSLPCFSECA, from the exons ATGAAATCCTCTCAAATCTTGGTTGACAAACACACTGTTAAAGTGGGAATAAGTGAGAATTGGCCAGTTTCTTCCCCGTTGCAGGTTAAAACCTTATACGTGTCAAATAATTTGCCTTCCACCACACCACAGCCAAGGGACAGAACCACATGGGATGTGCTCTTCTCTCCACCGCACCATGGAGCTACTGGTCGCGCTGAGTTTCTTCGTCTCTTCGTTTCCCTCGTCTTTCTTTGTCACCTTGTATTTTGTCTTCCTCCCATTGCAGCGATCAAAGCCCAACATAAGATTTCATTGGTATGTTGTTCGTGTCCTTTTTTCTTCCAGCTTCTCGGTGGCACCTCTGCAGCGTTGGTTTATCCCTTCTTGGAATTG CGTCCTTCTTCTTCCAATTTCTCGGTTTTACCTCTGTTGCGTGCCTTTCCCCCTTCTTGCCATTG GTATGGTGTTACTCCATTCACCCCTTTAAAAGGACTATTTATTTCCGGTCCCAACTTTTGCAGTTTCTTCTTTGCT GGAGGAGCATTATGGTTTACCGATTTGACAACTTCTGATAGCTTGTTTATTCTTCCAGTTTTGACGGCTTTAACATTTTGGATCACAGTGGAGGTTAGCATCTTTTCTCTCCCATGTTTCTCAGAGTGTGCTTGA
- the LOC140957734 gene encoding uncharacterized protein isoform X2, giving the protein MKSSQILVDKHTVKVGISENWPVSSPLQVKTLYVSNNLPSTTPQPRDRTTWDVLFSPPHHGATGRAEFLRLFVSLVFLCHLVFCLPPIAAIKAQHKISLVCCSCPFFFQLLGGTSAALVYPFLELRPSSSNFSVLPLLRAFPPSCHWYGVTPFTPLKGLFISGPNFCSFFFAIRKLTKNVPSFK; this is encoded by the exons ATGAAATCCTCTCAAATCTTGGTTGACAAACACACTGTTAAAGTGGGAATAAGTGAGAATTGGCCAGTTTCTTCCCCGTTGCAGGTTAAAACCTTATACGTGTCAAATAATTTGCCTTCCACCACACCACAGCCAAGGGACAGAACCACATGGGATGTGCTCTTCTCTCCACCGCACCATGGAGCTACTGGTCGCGCTGAGTTTCTTCGTCTCTTCGTTTCCCTCGTCTTTCTTTGTCACCTTGTATTTTGTCTTCCTCCCATTGCAGCGATCAAAGCCCAACATAAGATTTCATTGGTATGTTGTTCGTGTCCTTTTTTCTTCCAGCTTCTCGGTGGCACCTCTGCAGCGTTGGTTTATCCCTTCTTGGAATTG CGTCCTTCTTCTTCCAATTTCTCGGTTTTACCTCTGTTGCGTGCCTTTCCCCCTTCTTGCCATTG GTATGGTGTTACTCCATTCACCCCTTTAAAAGGACTATTTATTTCCGGTCCCAACTTTTGCAGTTTCTTCTTTGCT ATTAGAAAATTGACGAAAAATGTTCCATCGTTTAAATAG
- the LOC140957734 gene encoding uncharacterized protein isoform X4, protein MKSSQILVDKHTVKVGISENWPVSSPLQVKTLYVSNNLPSTTPQPRDRTTWDVLFSPPHHGATGRAEFLRLFVSLVFLCHLVFCLPPIAAIKAQHKISLVCCSCPFFFQLLGGTSAALVYPFLELRPSSSNFSVLPLLRAFPPSCHWYGVTPFTPLKGLFISGPNFCSFFFAF, encoded by the exons ATGAAATCCTCTCAAATCTTGGTTGACAAACACACTGTTAAAGTGGGAATAAGTGAGAATTGGCCAGTTTCTTCCCCGTTGCAGGTTAAAACCTTATACGTGTCAAATAATTTGCCTTCCACCACACCACAGCCAAGGGACAGAACCACATGGGATGTGCTCTTCTCTCCACCGCACCATGGAGCTACTGGTCGCGCTGAGTTTCTTCGTCTCTTCGTTTCCCTCGTCTTTCTTTGTCACCTTGTATTTTGTCTTCCTCCCATTGCAGCGATCAAAGCCCAACATAAGATTTCATTGGTATGTTGTTCGTGTCCTTTTTTCTTCCAGCTTCTCGGTGGCACCTCTGCAGCGTTGGTTTATCCCTTCTTGGAATTG CGTCCTTCTTCTTCCAATTTCTCGGTTTTACCTCTGTTGCGTGCCTTTCCCCCTTCTTGCCATTG GTATGGTGTTACTCCATTCACCCCTTTAAAAGGACTATTTATTTCCGGTCCCAACTTTTGCAGTTTCTTCTTTGCT TTTTGA